The sequence below is a genomic window from Xiphophorus maculatus strain JP 163 A chromosome 10, X_maculatus-5.0-male, whole genome shotgun sequence.
tcttgattttatttattctgaaattaatttaaaccttATATTGAAAactataaacaaaaaatatgaacgTGACAGAAGCTCCAGTCTGACACTATAATCTTAAAAAGATTGAAGTCCGTGTCCAGCGATCAGATTGATCGTTTATcaggtgaaaataaaattttacagaTAGACGCCGGTGACCCCTGCTTGACCTCAGCgttaaatcaaagcaacatgCTGCCGACCAGCGACCAGCTATAAACTAAACGGACGAGCATCGATCCCTGCATGCCGCCTGCACATCGCAATATCAGTGGAGCAGGACGGAGCTGCTGCATGCCTGTGTGTgatcaggtgtgtgtgtgtgtgtgtgtgtgtgtgtgtgtgtgtgtgcctccaTTTACCAGCCTGGCCAGAGTGCTCAGCTGTTTATGGCAGCCTGGTTCACAGGTCAActgagaggtcagaggtcagagattAATTAAACGCTGACACATCAGAACTTCCAGTCTTGTGTCAACTTCACATCTGACCAGCGGCGTTCATTTCACCTCCTGACCAACTAAAATATTTCCCGTGTTAGCGAGGACAAACTGCAGCTGGGTGAGGAAAGATGGCGGCTATCAGTATTACTGTGTTTGATAATAAATGCTAATAAATGTTAGCTCTCATGCTGCAGGCTTGATCCTGTTGTAGAATGAAACTGTTAGCAGAGCCTTTAGCTAACAGTTTCAGTCCGAGGCAGACACCCTGAATACTTTTTAGATGAGGCtttcagctgtaaccaaaccCTAAATCCACCTTTTCTTTGCAGATAAACTctataaatatgacatttaaggTTCAATCTTTATGTTTCTCtgcacattttgacattttcataaaaatttcTTCAGTTCTGCATTATTTTGCCTAAAACACAAGTCTGGTCTGCTGTTCTGGTTTGGGCTGACATGACGCTGGTTCTgaacccggttctggttctgctggaggtttcttcctgtttaagAGAAGTTTTTCCTTCCCACTGTCGCCgcctgctggtcaggaggagtGATGCTGCGTAACGTCTCAATGTTCTGCTGGGTTTCCAgatacaaacatttcaaactaaTTAGAATAATAACCTGAACTTGATGCATGGATGATAACTAGGAttaatttgattatattttttaaagtgcctCGAGtcgacatttgttgtgaaatgtcGTTATcgtaataaactgaatttaattaaaatttgtagAATGTccacaaaactgtaaaaactagAATCCAGTAGGATCTCTGAACTCTTTAAAACCCTTTTTATGTCTTATCTCTGTCAATAAACGTCACTTAAAAAGGTAAACTATCCCTTTAATTACCGGCCCTACAGTTAAAGATGTGAGTGAAAAGTAGCTGTAGTCAGCTACAAATTTAGTTTAGTGGTGTTCCTCTTCtcttattttgtattaaattcAGTTGAAGTCTTTGCTGTTTGACTCTTAATGGCAGATGGATCCGTGAAAAGGCCTGAAACCCAGAAGAACTTCCACGCTTCTCTCAGAACATGCAGCTAATGCAGGACGGAGGCTGCATTAGGTTACAGGAGCTAATGGACAGCGGCTTCTGCTGTCCGGCCTCCGTCTCAGAGTTCCTGTCAGGAGATTAACGCCACGCTCCAGGAACGCTTCAGTAAACATGCTGTCAACTTCTACAGAAGTGATTAAAGTCGTCGTCATCCTGCTGCTCCACAGGGCCAAGTCATCTGCCCGGCAGATGTAGATCGTGTTtttggcagcagcagcatgaacCGCTCTGAAATCGATACAAACAGAAGGAAGTGACGGTTTCTCTGGATAAATGATCCTAAAGCACGTCAGGGTAAAAAGATTTAGTCACAATTTCacttaaataagaaaatcagaTACAAAATTCTCAGACAAAAACGCCTctacaacattttgttttctaataaattaggtttttacaaaaatacaaagttgcATATATGAGCACCAGGGCAGTCAGTCAGGAAACAGCTGGGAGTTTTTGTTCAGGTCTGTAAATATGCAAAGCAAAAGGAAACGTTCAGCACAGTTTGCATGTCAGAACCTGTTTGGACCAGGAGTACTTCCTTAattcataaagaaataaactttaaaagttcttcagtttgaaatattaaaatgatttttccaTATAACTGTAGATGTGGAAGTGAGCAGCTGATTCCCAAACTATGTGCTTTTATTGTGATAGTACCATGACTCTAAGTGCCTCCCTTGGTTTGTGTGGTTCTGTTTGGGTCCATTAGCCCTTTGACCCACAGATTAACTGtttgtgtgcttttattttgacaggtCATCATACTTTCAGCTCTTTGACGTTGGAAGTTTGAACAACTGTTAAAGTAGTGTGCTTCACAGTGGTTCTGAGGGATTTGACTAGGACTTCAGCTTTACTATCATGGCTCAAGAACTACTAGCTTAAACGAGGTTATAACGCCTCGTTTCGGGTCGGGTCGGTATTGTAGTTTATTGGAGTGGGAACCTTTTACTAGCTCACCTTTgattcaaaatcaatttttgaTTCCAAACAACTGGAACTTCTGATGTTGCCATTTCCGTCCaggagtttttcatttttggttatTAGTAAAGAATTGCAAAACTGTTGATATTTCCTTCACCAAGTTGGATAAACGTTCCTTAAAAGTATTTGTGTCGTCTGCAGATAAAGCCCCGCCCACAACCCTTTGACCAATCACAGCCCACCTCCCAAAGTAATGGAGGGAACGTCGTAGCTTAGCTCCGATCATTAGCGGAGTCCAAATGTTTCGTGGCCGGTTGAATCTCTCTCTTTGGTTTTCCtagttttctctctgtgttggtGCTTTGTGGTATGTTCCAGTACCGTCTCCGTAGCGACGTCAGAAGGTTACAAAATGGAGGTGCACAGACGGCggatttattttcaatttttttcaagTGATTCTGAATCGGACTTTTATGAGAATTGATTGTTTTTCATCGCTGCTGTTCTGTCTGTTTCTAGACCCAAACAACCGACTGGTACCGCACCATTCCTAGACCTCCGTCAGGTCTAGGTCCAGAGAACAACGATCTGGTCCGGTCCGGTTAGGGAGGAACTGTTGATGTCACACAACACAGCCCTTTGATTGGACGACAGAAAAACGTCACTGTTTGCGATACTCAGAAAGACACTAGTGTTATGACATCAGGTTGGGTGTTTGGGTCTAACCCCGCTGGCCCCGTGGCGCTGAATACACCGGgcataaaatacagaaacaaaccaAGCCGACCCGTATCGTACCGCTCAGTGGAATCAAGACATAAGAATAACTTCTGCAAGGACCTTGAGGACCTAAAAGTCTCTTTGGAAAAGCTTCACAACCAGCCTGGCGTTGACCGATGGAAGATGTTTGGTGGTTCAGCTCCAGCCAAAGTCTTGGCCGGTCATTTGGTAGAACTTGAGGTTAAAGGGTCTGTAGAAGTCTCTGAGCCTGAGCAGAACCTCAGTCGGTATCTGAGGATGCGGTCTGCCCTTCGACTTCCCCAGGCAGCGCGGCTGGCTGCTGCCCTCAGGCTTCTTCAAGCAGGGGAAACCTTTGGTCTGGTTGAAGTAGAAGTGTTTGTCCGTCACCACGCGTTTGAGGCCCAGAAAGTCCTGGACTCTGCCCATCTCCCCCGCTGGGTCTGTCACCAGCCTCTCCCCGCTTACGAACAGGAAGCGCGACAGAGGAAAGTAGCGCAGCCAGTTCTCCAGGTGCTTGGCGTAGATGCCGATGCGTACGGCGCTCCAGGACGTGTCGATGAGCGCCGCGCTGTCGTTGCGGAAGGCGAGGTTCTGGAACGATGGAAGCCCAGGAGATTTGGACAGCGTCTGGGTGTAATCAGAGATGGCCCGGGTCACTGGGTCACGCACCACCACGATGAGTTTGGTGTGGCGGCTCATGGCGTGGACGCGCCGCGGAGCTTCTTTGGTGATGAAGTAACTTGGAGTCTTTTCCATGGTGATCTGACCCTCCAGAGTCCGAGGCATTAAACTCCTgtaggaaaaacaacaaaaaacccagaaaggAATTAGAATATTTAAACATTCATATGTAAAGTTTTCCCACAtttctgtaagttttttttaattttgcactttaaaattccttatgataaatattttaacagtctGAGTTTAATTCAGTGAGTTAGGGAGGAAAACAAAGATATTAAAAGACATCATAACCTCTTTATTCCACCACCTGGAGTCTGGGTTGATTTTGCTTCGTCATGCTAGCTCCATTTCGCTAGCAAAGCTAAAACGTTAGCCCAGAAGGATGCTAATCCAGTCCTATAAAACTGGACCACCTCTAAAAGCCAGACCAAGAAAGGATGaagaaacaatcaaaaagaGCGGCGCTGATGGCTGACAACAGTAACGTGTTGGAGCTAGCGAGAATGaaagcggaccggagtcggaTTAAAGCGAATTAAGCAGAGCTGCTGTGAACGCAGCCCTGGCCTGGTTGTTTCCATTATCGCGTCAGtctgaaggttctggttctactggtAGCTTTAGGGAACTGGATCACACGCTTCTCTTTTATCTCCTGGCTCTGCTCTCTGATGAAGAACCAGATTAATGATCTGTAAACCTCCTGAAACACCAGAGCAGGCTGTATAGAAATGGAAGGAAATTACAGGGGAAggaaaatttatttgttttgtgtcatttactATATTCAAGAGCAAGCATGCAAAAATGGAATGTAATAacctctgtctttttctctgaaGAGCAAAAAATACAGCTCCTTTCACCAAGTCAAGACAAGATTTAAATAATGGAGTTAGTTCATGTGTAAGCAGTGAAGAACGCCAGAGCTGCAGCTTTGAAGGAACCCTGGGCTGATTTCCATGCTTCCTCTCCGTCCTCAGCAGGCATGTGGTGGCGGTCGGGTCGGAGGCTTCGTGGTTGGTCTGTCAGTGAAGGTCTTATGAAGCTCTGTCTCTCTGATCCAACTTTACACACTTGGTTCCAAGTCCAGCATGTCCTCTGGCATGCGGCGCTGAGCGCACCGCCTCAGCTCTTCACCAGAAATGTCTGAGCTGCATTAGCGGCTGGAGCGAAGCTAACCGGAGGAGAACACAGAAATCCAAACACAGAGAGGTTTTGGAAAGTGGTGGTGTTTCTATGGTTCGTTCTCTTTAGGGatcctttaaaatgtcagtttggAGCCAAAGTTTATACCTCAACCTGCCTGCTGGAACCTGGATGGGATCTGCTGGATCAGCAGAATTTTGCTGGTGACTGACTGACAAAGTCCTACAGAAGAAACAAGCTTCACGTCTTATTCATGACCCAAACGctgcttttaaaagtaaattccAGCTTTGGATAAAAACTTGTAGAGTTTCATGGTGAAAGGTTTTTCTGCAGTGATGCACCTAAAACTTCAGATCTCGCACTATctgtgttttctacatttttctaaaGTCTATCAGTGAACATGCCAAAGCCATTAAGTGCTTCCAGTAAAGAAAACAGGGaaagttttgttctttaatgaaCATATTCAGAATTCAGTTGGAGGCTGTAATATTTGTGTCTCAGAAACGTTTCTCCTTTCAGCTGCAGAAAGACCGacgttttgtttcatttaaggAATACCAGAAAAACTGGATTAAATGGAACAATGTGTTAAAGACTGCGTTCCAGTACTTCTTGTGTCTCCTGTGGCTGCAGGGAGACGGTCGAGTGTTTGTAGCAGAGAATCAGTTTAATTCCAAGCTGTTGTTCCTGCTGCAGGCGCAGAGGTTCTTCCATCCACTCTGTGTTTACATGCAGCGGGTCTGTGATCCGgagccacaagcagcagaaccagcagagacCCGGCAGATAGAGGCAGAGGCCTGctgctgctaatgctaatgagttagcattagcattaaaGAGAAAGGACTTTAATCTCAGCAGGCTAATTCTGTGTCAGTCTATGTCAAAATCCAAGTAAATAACCAAATATTCATAGATGTATTTCAGTTATGTTGTTAGTATATAGAAATAATCGCatgacttttgttttccttatcGTAAATTTGCGAACGTATCCACACTGAAAGCCTTTCACAAATTTATTTGGTAGGTTTGAGTTTTCAGACTAGATTTTTCTGATGCTGcataaataatttcaacaaTCTGGATTCTGACAAAAAAACGTCAGAATTCTTCTTTTTCAGTGGCACTAATTCTCTTCCGTACTTCTCTGATTTATGCTGGCGTTTCTTAATCTCTTAACTAGGAAACTGGGATTAGGGCCAGTTTGGGGCCCATTAGGGCCAGTTTGGGGCCACTTTCCTCCATTCTTGtttgtacacaaacacaaagacttaAACTTTCCCTCAACACCACAGACTCACATCTGTGAGCAATGAagctccctgtgtgtgtgtgtgtgcgtgtgtgtgtgtgtgtgtgtgtgtgcgtgtgtgtgtgtgtgtgtgtgtgggtgtgtgtgtgtgtgtgtgtgtgggtgggtgtgtgtgtgagcagcgCTATTGAGGAAAGTATTTCTGGGTTAAGAAAGCCGTGATCCGTACGGGTTGTGCCGGACCGGAAGCCTCAAATGGACTCTTCCAACCTTAAGGTCAGAGTGAAGGTCAGAGTGAAGGTCActgtctgtttctcttttgGTGAGGTCACTCGGGGGTCACAGGGATCATGTAAAGAAACGTCATCATGATCAGAGTTTTCTCAACgttttgtttcctctcagtttttcttcttcacttttccatcctgctcctcttcctcatcatcctgctcctcttcttcatcctcctcctcttcctcgttgTCCTGCAGCTGCCCAGGCGTTGCTGTGACTCCTGCGTCCTTCAGGCAGGAATCTGACAGAAGAGTCCAGAACTGAACAACGTCCTTAAACACCACAGAGCCTCTGCGGGAGTTTCCCTGTGGTGCGTTCAAAGACCTGCCGGCCGCCAGGAGAAGCCAGTGATTCCGGACTGTGGCTGCAGCATGAGCAGCTCCTGTGGGCTGATGGCAGGGAGCTCAGGtgatgtctgtctgtctgtgtgctgCATGATGTGGATGATGAAGTCTTTTCTTGTCTCCATGTTTGTAGAACTAGATTCAATCATTTCTTCAAAGGTTTCAGTTTCTCTGCTGTCACTTTGACTAAAATTAGCATCAGATCAGGACGGAGCCGGTTTGATAAACACCAGTAAAATATTCCAGCTTCATGATATGTACATCAGAAATCATGACTGAAGCATGAATTATTACCAAACCTGTTAGAACAACCAATAAACTACGTTTGGACGAGGcttccaataaaatataaaaaccattAATGATGCCTGTTTTCAGTTCTGGTGTTTATTGAGTCTGATACGTTAGAGCTAGCTCTTTTTTTAGGGGCAGGAAAGTGAAGGAGCTTTCTTTCAGCCTGCTGGCTGGCAGTGTGTTGCTGCACAGATCAATAATCCATTTAAAACTGATCACTTCAGCATTTCTGAATGCTGAGCTCATTAATAGGATGctattattattgatattgtTGGTACTAATTTTGGCAGAATGACTGAAGGTCAGAGGTTACATCATGTGATGTAAATCCTTCGGTTCTTGGTTTGTAGCTCATCTGGCCGCCTGGCCGGCGCTCGGCGGTGAAAAGCGTTTTTACTGAGGAGGTTTGCATCACTGGGGTAGGTCGGTAGGAAAGAGCTGAAGAATGTGTCTGactgagaggaaaaacagagGCGTAACGGTTAATACCCGCGTCTCAAGGCCTGAGAGAGAGGAGGTCAGAGTTTCCTctcaggaaccagaaccagaaccaaacaggagaACCTGAGAGTTAACGTCTCAAGGATTCAGAAAAAGTTCATCTTCAGCTCGTGATTCTGAGAGGAAATGGACTGCTTGTTCAGAGCTGCTGTGAAGAGAAGCTGAAACTCAGCTGGAGATTTTTACACGTTAGCATCACATGCTAGCTCTATGAGACGTTAGCTTGGACGTAAAAACTTCAATTAGATCAACTTTTCATGTCTTTCTATGGATTTTTAGGTGTTAAATAACTAATCTTATGGGTTAATGTTAGGACCTTTGTTGCGGCTAAGCTAACCACATGCTAGCTTTagccttttatttaaaaaaatgtaaacatctgaGTGTAATCAAAGTGTATGGATGTCAGATCTCTTTAAAATTTCCATATAATGTTTTATCATTGCTTCTGTTACGTCCTTTGTTTATGATGAGCTAGCAAGCTGCTAGCCATAGCCTCACAATGCTGCAGGACGCTAAAACCTTGTGTTATCAGACATGGAGGAATGTTGCTCATAATTTAATACCTCCAGCTTGATCCTTTGGagttaaaatttatttactGTCCCTGAAAgtaaatctcaataaataacCGGCTCATTTCCTGGGCTAGCTTGTAGCAGCTAGCCTGTTCAGTTCAGACACATTGGAGGTTTTTCTGTAATGGAGGCCATCATGGAGGCAGGAAGTGTCACTCTGTAATCTGCCCATCTCTGCACCAGTTTGTTGGTTCCTCCCTCCCTGCGATCAGGCAGGGCGTGGCCCCCCGCTCCCCCTGTGGCCCCTGGCTGCTCCTAGATAAAACCACACAAGGAGACCAGTGTGGACCAGCAGGAACACAACTTCTGATTTTCCCATCTGATAACTGAAGCGGGAGGGAGCAATTAGTGgcagtgacacacacacacacacacacacacacacacacacacacacacacacacacagagactcaaACACCCAGGCAGACTGAGGTCATGTCATTCAGGCTCTCAGGGTGTATAAATGgtttcatgtttctcttttcttcttcatgacTCGGCCGGTTtatcattttcatgtttctttgggttttatttCCGTGTTGGAACCAGAGCCGGCCCAAGATTGTCTGAGGCCCTGGGCAGACTTTAATGTGGGCTCCCACTGTGAGTTTGGCTCTTCTCTCATTATATATCTATGATTTACAGATCAGCTGGTTTCTGTTAACGCTCACATTAATCACTTCatatttatcaaacaaattaatttctctgattttcttaCTTGGTTTGACAGTGGCAGTAGAGAGAGGACAGAGGAGGAGTCCAGTTTAGAGACTCATCACGGTCAGAAACACTGCTGGTTTGGAAAGATTAGTTCacgtaataaaaaaatgaaaaaacgtTCTTTTTGTGTTAAATCAGGTCATTTTGTCTAATagataaatgtgtttgatgTGAAACATGATGACGGACAAAAAGGCAGGAGAAATCAGGAagggtgtgaaaacttttctgtCTGAGCCACATGTGAAGCTCTGGACCTGGAAACACTCCGAACGCAACTGGAGCTGTGTTAACCAGTTAACTCTTGAAACCAGTAAACCAGTAAACCAGTGAAACCATTGCAGACTCAACATCTCCATCTCTCTAAAGAGGAAGAagatcttcctcttcctcatcagcCATCCTCTTAAATGTGACACAGGTCAAAGGTCCAGTTTCATTCCACCTCCATCTGATCAGCTCTGATCTCAGattcatttacatatttatcagttccacttcctgtctgaggTTACAGTGTcagttccacttcctgtttgcggTTACAGTGTcagttccacttcctgtttgcggTTACAGTGTcagttccacttcctgtttgcggTTACAGTGTcagttccacttcctgtttgcggTTACAGTGTcagttccacttcctgtttgcggTTACAGACCAGGCATCATTcctctaaagcaggggtgtcaaactccagtcctagGGGCCCGCTgccctgcaacctttagatgagcctctgctgaaccacctgaacagaataatcaggtcattaaggttctggagaactgatctacaccagGAGGTGTTGAGGGAGCTGGTTAAAGCTTTAAACAGAACCGGAACCTCCCCAACCCGTCTGCTGGGTTAACTGGTCTCCCTCAGGCTGGTtgttctccagaaccagaaccagaaccagaacctctgcagacGGACTTGGATTGAATGACTCAAACTGGGTGATTTCTGAGggaaactggattttatttaagggtatttGAGTAAATGGGGCTGAATATAAGCAttccacacatttcagattttaatttctaacagAAAACCTGACCAGGTCGTTTAACTTTACAGTTAGATGTTTCTATGTgttgtttatttcataaaatatcaataaaaacagagtgaGGATGTGAATCAGTTCTGATGTTTGACCTGCTCAGAACCTGAAGCCCAGTTCTAATAAAACTCAGATTCCAGATGTAAACCATTAATTACAGCAATTAAAGATGAAGAGCAATTAAATATAAAGTGATATGCAGATAAATCAATATTCATCTAAATTAATCAAGGATTCCTTATGAAATATACGATGAACGAGTAAAATAGTCAAGAAAAAtatgagtttaataaaaaaatcttgctgcagttttaactgttttaaatatctcaCAGTTTCTATAAGCAGAGATTCATTGGTAGGAGACAGAACCTGCTCGGTTCTGATGAAGGTTCTGATGACAGATTCTGTTTTCTCTAATATGAGGACATTAtgtcattaataaataaatcatgtttccTTTAACACAACAAAAGGACATAAACAGcctgaacatttcagaaaattaaatttacttCAAATTTAAACctttagcaataaaaataagtatttgttattaatatttatcCTTCATTTAAATTGGACAATAACTCATTGGTATTAAAACCTCTTTACcaaaacagcatcataaaacaCAACACGTCAAAATATGAGACCAAATACATCAACTTAGCTGACTGTGCTACATAACCATAACATAGAAACTAATTAGATTAAACTATATGTTTTTTCAtaaactttgaactttttctcaggttagtttgattttatttaacagatcaagaagtttaaaattatgaagaggaaagaaatgaaagcaacaagaagcaattaatcaattaattgcataacAAATTCAAATGAgcttaataatttaatttctggaGGTTAATATTTGTTTACTGAGACTTTATTGTTTCggttttaatttccattttatttatggtttttacttgttttatttatttcgatATTTAGAATGTCTTCCATGTCCAGTgataaatgtttgttaaaaactgtattAATGTTTGAGAGGGAGAACTTGCATTATTAAGctattatcaatatattatgtgaaaatggtctcaaaacaatattatcatttatgcaataatttctgggataAGTTCATCCAGTCATTTGTTAATGAATCTACAGTTATTGTGTCGTTTTGCATTTATCTTTACAAATTTCTTaagaattttcatttattgttgttttgttcaaaaactgacataaatactattttgagctgtttatTCCAGGAGAGCATCAACAAATAACCAATAAACTGTCAAACTGATGAAGTCCAGTGACTGTGTtcagtttagtgatataaatgaaatattgttttaactTGGCGACATCCTGAAGAAACTCCTATCAAATAGAAAAGTTTTCCAAGAGCaggatttgtgtttgtgacgCAATGAGTGCTTTTCCATTCACAACAATACAGTTAAGTAAGAAAGAATAATTTgtgcatttaattatatttatcgCTATCGCAATAGTACTGAAATATCACGATGAAATTCTAACCCCATATCGcccagtttttttctgtgtcagcTTTAGATTTAATGCTAATATTATGAAACATTCCAGGCTGCAGGATTAGTTCAGGAAGTTGTTATCTTAGTTTTCCTCATCCACCATGTCCGCGTCTCCCCCGGTGTGTGAACACACCTTCCCGGCAGTGTGACCCGGCTGCAGGTCTTACCTGTACCAGCCCAGCCCCTTGTCGTAGCAGCGGTCGAAGAAGTGCGGCTCAGCGCCCACGGCTCTGACGTCCGGGTGGACCCGCAGGAACTCCAGCAGCGCCCGGGTTCCGCCCTTCTTCACCCCGATGATGATGGCCTGCGGGAACTTCTTGCTGCCGAAG
It includes:
- the LOC102225681 gene encoding heparan sulfate glucosamine 3-O-sulfotransferase 6-like is translated as MGCSRWRAALNFGHLKAQSRLPVFLTMILLFTYLCYCLSSRCDALPRPVFSIGAPAAERLLGSPVPLLRHRLADSAGGLRPPDNISVSNNFGSKKFPQAIIIGVKKGGTRALLEFLRVHPDVRAVGAEPHFFDRCYDKGLGWYRSLMPRTLEGQITMEKTPSYFITKEAPRRVHAMSRHTKLIVVVRDPVTRAISDYTQTLSKSPGLPSFQNLAFRNDSAALIDTSWSAVRIGIYAKHLENWLRYFPLSRFLFVSGERLVTDPAGEMGRVQDFLGLKRVVTDKHFYFNQTKGFPCLKKPEGSSQPRCLGKSKGRPHPQIPTEVLLRLRDFYRPFNLKFYQMTGQDFGWS